The Hevea brasiliensis isolate MT/VB/25A 57/8 chromosome 1, ASM3005281v1, whole genome shotgun sequence genome has a window encoding:
- the LOC131180639 gene encoding wall-associated receptor kinase-like 2 has translation MAIELVCQVSFGLALLLSTQLAIAAPPMSKPNCKDHCGNITIPYPFGMGKDCYLNKWFEIECNESAYSSRAFISRTKMEVFHFEVYGGVIVKSPVIYSNFAGRESNVPINLTGSPFYLSDRNSFIGVGCNTRALLMDEPIRSVGCDLRCHGQKGIDSREMLPKLVTTDSFGNNYIGRDCNGTDCCKIKDCFQSTDQVFNPILKDIDGNQSTDGCKLAFLAFDVVIQDHSYVQYLMILEWTVNSTLADAVDMATVDCFYYSDVHASESQFQCRCKNGYEGNAYIGCTDIDECKMQQDDLCSGITKCVNTHGSYDCVIDPKWIIIISICVGIPVMFVLILGAKWLYKSIQKRKKIKQREKLFKRMLHQQICSSQGNVEKAKIFSLKELKKATDHFNVNRIIGQGGQGTVYKGMLVDGRIVAVKKSKIVDEAKLEQFINEVVILSQINHRNVVKLFGCCLETEVPMLVYEFISNGTLSRYLHDQDEEFPLLWAKRLQIAIEISGALSYLHSAAPIPIFHRDIKSTNILLDEKYRAKVSDFGISRSVAIGQTHLTTNVHGTFGYLDPEYFRSSQFTEKSDVYSFGVVLVELLTGREPIYSEKSEELISLATSFIQMMENNKIFEIIDPRIIEQLSIKEEIMVVANLAKRCLNINGKKRPTMRQVTMELEAIWFSNEDACVEENKEENELALHDISAASTSTCLSFAANRALSIDIKSLASESTW, from the exons ATGGCCATAGAATTAGTGTGTCAGGTCAGTTTCGGTTTGGCTCTATTGCTAAGTACCCAGCTGGCAATAGCAGCGCCACCTATGTCGAAGCCGAACTGTAAAGATCATTGCGGAAATATTACCATTCCATACCCCTTCGGAATGGGTAAAGATTGTTATTTGAACAAATGGTTTGAGATTGAGTGCAACGAAAGTGCCTACTCTTCTAGAGCTTTTATAAGTAGAACAAAAATGGAGGTCTTCCATTTTGAAGTTTATGGCGGCGTTATCGTCAAAAGTCCAGTGATATACTCCAACTTTGCCGGCAGGGAGAGCAATGTGCCTATCAACTTGACAGGAAGTCCTTTCTATCTTTCCGACCGGAATTCCTTCATTGGAGTAGGTTGCAACACCCGTGCTTTATTGATGGATGAGCCAATCCGAAGCGTTGGGTGCGACTTAAGATGCCATGGCCAGAAAGGCATTGATTCCCGAGAAATGCTTCCTAAACTTGTAACAACTGATTCCTTTGGAAATAATTACATAGGGAGGGATTGTAATGGCACCGATTGCTGCAAGATTAAAGATTGTTTTCAATCCACTGATCAGGTTTTCAATCCAATTTTAAAGGATATAGATGGGAATCAAAGCACAGACGGTTGCAAACTGGCATTTTTGGCTtttgatgtggtgatacaagatCATTCCTATGTCCAGTATCTGATGATCCTAGAGTGGACGGTGAATTCTACCCTCGCGGATGCTGTTGACATGGCAACCGTGGATTGCTTCTACTACTCTGATGTCCATGCGTCAGAATCACAGTTCCAATGTCGATGCAAAAATGGGTATGAGGGAAATGCTTACATTGGATGCACAG ATATTGATGAATGCAAAATGCAACAGGATGACCTTTGCTCAGGAATAACAAAATGCGTAAATACTCATGGATcatatgactgtgtgatcgatcCAAAATGGATTATCATTATAA GTATTTGTGTTGGCATTCCAGTAATGTTTGTGCTTATACTAGGCGCAAAGTGGTTATATAAATCTATACAGAAAAGAAAGAAGATCAAGCAGAGGGAAAAGTTATTCAAGAGAATGTTACACCAACAAATATGTTCAAGCCAAGGCAATGTTGAGAAGGCCAAAATATTCAGTTTAAAAGAGTTGAAAAAGGCAACCGATCACTTTAATGTGAATAGAATTATAGGCCAAGGTGGCCAAGGTACTGTTTATAAAGGAATGTTGGTGGACGGAAGAATTGTTGCAGTTAAGAAATCCAAGATAGTAGATGAAGCAAAACTTGAACAATTCATTAATGAAGTTGTCATTTTATCACAAATTAATCACAGGAATGTGGTAAAGCTATTTGGATGTTGCTTAGAGACAGAGGTTCCTATGCTTGTCTATGAATTCATCTCCAATGGAACACTTTCTAGGTATCTACATGACCAAGATGAGGAATTTCCATTGTTATGGGCAAAACGTCTGCAAATTGCCATAGAAATTTCAGGAGCACTTTCCTACTTGCATTCAGCAGCTCCTATACCAATATTTCATAGGGATATCAAGTCGACAAACATACTCTTGGATGAAAAGTATAGGGCGAAAGTATCAGATTTTGGAATTTCAAGATCAGTTGCAATTGGCCAAACTCATCTTACAACTAATGTACATGGCACTTTTGGGTACTTAGATCCGGAATATTTTCGTTCAAGTCAATTTACAGAGAAAAGTGATGTTTATAGTTTTGGTGTGGTGCTTGTTGAGTTGTTGACTGGACGAGAAccaatttattcagaaaagtccGAAGAACTAATTAGTTTAGCAACGAGTTTTATTCAAATGATGGAAAATAACAAAATTTTTGAGATAATTGACCCTCGAATTATTGAGCAATTGTCTATTAAAGAAGAAATCATGGTTGTTGCTAACCTTGCAAAGAGATGCTTGAACATC